One Mya arenaria isolate MELC-2E11 chromosome 5, ASM2691426v1 genomic window carries:
- the LOC128235678 gene encoding uncharacterized protein LOC128235678, with amino-acid sequence MQIANDINTANFSIDVKATSKPSQPSELKLTTLDNIATLNFKQGFNGGHEQTFVLQTSLNSDESWMNKTVINESDSKYINGNGRFQVHLTNLVPGIYSARLLAFNFLGAADPVEFEEQYEIKELNEGQPSLPTELTLTPMDNTVTFEWKEGLNGGHEQTFVLETSLNSGDSWTNRFTIKESESKYLNENGKFKVNLPNLDPGVYKARLVAFNIIGAADPVEFKKRFEIIKLNQETLPRDSVGPVIGGTVGGIMAALVISHNQK; translated from the exons ATGCAAATAGCCAATGACATAAACACGGCAAATTTCAGCATTGATGTCAAGGCGACAA GCAAGCCGTCGCAACCATCAGAACTGAAACTGACCACTTTGGACAATATCGCTACCCTTAATTTTAAACAAGGGTTCAATGGAGGACATGAACAAACTTTTGTTTTGCAGACGTCGCTAAATTCAGATGAGTCATGGATGAACAAAACCGTGATAAATGAATCAGATTCAAAGTATATAAATGGAAATGGAAGGTTTCAAGTACATTTAACTAACCTAGTTCCAGGAATATATTCCGCTAGACTGTTGGCTTTTAACTTTTTGGGAGCTGCTGATCCTGTCGAGTTCGAAGAGCAATATGAGATCAAGGAGTTGAACGAAG gCCAGCCTTCTCTACCAACAGAACTGACATTGACCCCTATGGACAACACAGTTACGTTTGAGTGGAAAGAAGGGTTAAACGGAGGACatgaacaaacatttgttttggaGACGTCGCTTAATTCAGGTGATTCATGGACGAATAGATTCACCATCAAAGAATCTGAATCAAAGTACCTAAACGAAAATGGAAAGTTTAAAGTGAACTTGCCAAACCTAGATCCAGGAGTTTACAAGGCCAGACTTGTGGCTTTTAATATTATCGGCGCTGCTGATCCTGTTGAGTTCAAAAAGAGATTTGAAATCATTAAATTAAATCAAG AAACCTTACCCCGCGACAGCGTCGGTCCAGTTATTGGAGGGACTGTTGGAGGGATAATGGCAGCACTTGTT ATCAGTCACAATCAGAAGTGA